The following coding sequences lie in one Lolium perenne isolate Kyuss_39 chromosome 2, Kyuss_2.0, whole genome shotgun sequence genomic window:
- the LOC127331850 gene encoding homoserine kinase, translating to MAAATTASPATAPPSSFPSTTRKSPLPILRLPRKLKLPAASLSSDPSPAFQSVTAFAPATVANLGPGFDFLGCAVADAALSLGDTVTATLDPSLPPGTVAISAVTSPARPHLAARLSRDPLRNCAGIAAAAALRALGVRSHAVSLALAKGLPLGSGLGSSAASAAAAAKAVDALFGSLLSPHDLVLAGLESEKAVSGFHADNIAPAIQGGFVLVRSYDPFTLVQLPCPPALRLCFVLVTPDFEAPTAKMRAALPKKIDIGHHVRNSSQAAALVAAVLQGDAAGIGSAMSSDGIVEPTRAPLIPGMVAVKAAALEAGALGCTISGAGPTAVAVIEGEEKGEEIARRMVDAFWSAGKLKATATIAQLDRAGARVISTSRLLE from the coding sequence atggcggcggccacGACGGCATCTCCGGCCACCGCGCCGCCCTCCTCCTTCCCCTCCACCACCCGCAAGTCCCCCCTCCCGATCCTCCGCCTCCCCAGAAAGCTCAAGCTCCCCGCCGCCTCACTCTCCTCCGACCCGTCCCCAGCCTTCCAGTCCGTCACGGCGTTCGCGCCGGCCACGGTGGCCAACCTGGGCCCGGGCTTCGACTTCCTCGGCTGCGCGGTGGCCGACGCCGCCCTCTCCCTCggcgacaccgtcaccgccaccctcGACCCCTCCCTGCCCCCGGGCACCGTCGCCATCTCCGCCGTCACCTCCCCCGCCCGCCCCCACCTGGCCGCCCGCCTCTCCCGCGACCCGCTCCGCAACTGCGCgggcatcgccgccgccgccgcgctgcgCGCCCTCGGCGTGCGCTCCCACGCCGTCTCCCTCGCGCTCGCCAAGGGCCTGCCCCTCGGCTCCGGCCtcggctcctccgccgcctccgccgccgccgccgccaaggccGTCGACGCGCTCTTCGGCTCCCTGCTCTCCCCGCACGACCTCGTCCTCGCCGGCCTCGAGTCCGAGAAGGCCGTCAGCGGCTTCCACGCCGACAACATCGCGCCCGCCATCCAGGGCGGCTTCGTCCTCGTCCGGAGCTACGACCCCTTCACCCTCGTCCAGCTCCCCTGCCCGCCGGCGCTGCGCCTCTGCTTCGTCCTCGTCACGCCCGACTTCGAGGCGCCCACCGCCAAGATGCGCGCCGCGCTGCCCAAGAAGATCGACATCGGCCACCACGTCCGCAACTCCAGCCAGGCCGCCGCGCTCGTCGCCGCCGTGCTGCAGGGCGACGCCGCCGGCATCGGCTCCGCCATGTCGTCCGACGGCATCGTCGAGCCCACCAGGGCGCCGCTCATACCCGGCATGGTCGCGGTCAAGGCTGCCGCTCTGGAGGCCGGAGCGCTGGGATGCACCATCAGCGGAGCCGGCCCGACCGCCGTGGCTGTCATCGAGGGGGAGGAGAAGGGGGAGGAGATTGCCCGGAGGATGGTCGACGCCTTCTGGTCGGCGGGGAAGCTGAAAGCGACGGCCACCATCGCCCAGCTTGATAGAGCAGGTGCCAGGGTTATCTCCACGTCTAGATTGCTGGAGTAG